One window of the Chitinivibrionia bacterium genome contains the following:
- a CDS encoding FtsK/SpoIIIE domain-containing protein — protein KKVEMACYEGIPHLLMPVVTEVENAVKVLECAVKEMMYRYDLLKKVGSKNLDSFNEKVANRELDKLVSRGELDQSENKKMCYIVVIIDELADLMMTAGKEVEKYIQRIAQLARAVGIHLIVATQRPDTKVITGNIKANLPSRIAFRVMSYIDSRTIIDSKGAEQLLGNGDMLYLKNGAPKIIRYHGAFISEKDVENLVENIKNQGYKCENLPSFDIKEEPDYGDNDVSYNDGYGGRPTSDYGSGEGIAKAYSSAGRRKLGNRDEMFEEAARLIVISKLGSTSSIQRHLNLGYARAGRVMDELAAAGIVGPQEVIGKPRKVLVSENELENILESLSQESE, from the coding sequence AAAAAGGTGGAAATGGCGTGCTACGAGGGCATTCCGCACTTGCTTATGCCTGTGGTAACGGAGGTAGAAAACGCGGTAAAAGTCTTGGAATGCGCGGTAAAAGAGATGATGTATCGCTACGATTTGCTTAAAAAAGTCGGCTCAAAAAACTTGGACTCATTTAACGAAAAAGTCGCCAACCGCGAATTAGACAAATTGGTAAGCCGCGGAGAATTAGACCAAAGCGAAAACAAAAAAATGTGCTACATTGTGGTAATTATCGACGAATTGGCAGACCTTATGATGACGGCTGGCAAAGAGGTTGAAAAATACATTCAGCGCATAGCCCAACTCGCCCGAGCGGTCGGAATTCACTTAATTGTAGCGACCCAACGCCCGGACACCAAGGTTATCACAGGAAATATTAAGGCGAATTTACCGTCGCGAATAGCTTTCCGCGTTATGAGCTACATTGACAGCCGCACAATTATCGACAGCAAAGGCGCGGAACAGTTGCTCGGAAACGGCGATATGCTTTACCTCAAAAACGGCGCGCCGAAAATCATTCGTTATCACGGGGCGTTTATCAGCGAAAAAGACGTGGAAAACCTTGTGGAAAACATAAAAAACCAAGGCTACAAATGCGAAAATCTGCCGTCGTTCGACATAAAAGAAGAGCCCGATTACGGCGACAACGACGTTTCTTACAACGACGGCTACGGTGGTCGCCCAACGTCGGATTACGGCTCGGGCGAAGGAATTGCAAAAGCATACAGTAGCGCGGGTCGCCGCAAATTAGGCAATCGCGACGAAATGTTTGAAGAAGCGGCGCGGCTTATCGTTATCAGCAAACTCGGCTCAACGTCGAGCATCCAGCGGCATCTTAATCTCGGCTATGCGCGCGCAGGACGAGTGATGGACGAATTGGCGGCGGCGGGAATTGTCGGTCCGCAGGAAGTTATCGGAAAGCCGCGCAAAGTTTTAGTGAGCGAAAATGAATTGGAAAATATTTTGGAGAGTTTATCTCAGGAAAGCGAGTAA
- a CDS encoding undecaprenyl-diphosphate phosphatase encodes MERLFDFLNAVIIGIVQGLTEFLPISSTGHMLIAEQFLRGNYSDAFFVLIQVPTIAAAVLVFRKDIAGFFTNYKDPQTRDYVLKLFVAFFITGVGGFTASRLGITLPESVLPVAIALIVGAIIIFVAENRFKKSVSLSNITWTVVIAVAVGQIIAAIFPGSSRSGMAIMGALLVGLTRPEAVKFSFLVGIPTMFAAGGYKLLGEVKAGTAGNLFLPEYIVAYVVATVAAWLTVVWLLKFVQTRDFIPFAWYRIALGVLLLVLFGVGVIS; translated from the coding sequence ATGGAAAGACTTTTTGACTTTTTGAACGCGGTTATTATCGGAATAGTACAGGGCTTAACGGAGTTTTTGCCCATTTCATCTACGGGGCACATGTTGATTGCCGAGCAATTTTTGCGGGGAAATTACAGCGACGCATTTTTTGTCCTCATACAAGTGCCGACGATTGCCGCCGCCGTTCTTGTATTTCGCAAGGACATAGCGGGATTTTTTACAAATTACAAAGACCCGCAAACCAGAGATTATGTTCTCAAGCTGTTTGTTGCATTTTTTATTACGGGGGTCGGCGGTTTTACGGCGAGCAGACTTGGCATTACTTTGCCCGAAAGCGTTTTGCCCGTCGCTATTGCGCTTATTGTCGGAGCAATAATAATTTTTGTAGCGGAAAACCGTTTCAAGAAGAGCGTATCGCTCTCAAACATAACTTGGACGGTGGTAATTGCCGTAGCGGTCGGACAGATAATCGCGGCAATATTTCCCGGCTCTTCTCGTTCGGGAATGGCGATTATGGGCGCGTTGCTTGTAGGACTAACACGTCCCGAAGCGGTTAAATTTTCGTTTTTGGTCGGCATTCCGACAATGTTTGCGGCAGGCGGCTACAAATTACTCGGAGAAGTAAAAGCGGGAACGGCTGGCAATTTGTTTTTGCCCGAATACATTGTAGCATACGTCGTAGCAACCGTTGCGGCGTGGCTTACGGTAGTTTGGCTGCTTAAATTCGTTCAAACGA